The DNA segment AGAGAGCTCGATCTTAAGGAGCGCGGCGCAAGGTTTACCATAGTATGATCGACCCGAGATTAGAGATTTTTGGCGCAATCGACGATGCTCAAAAACGGGAAGTCCTGTCGCGATTGAGTAGCACGGCGGTCTCGATCGTCGCCGATCCGTCGATCCCCCAGCGACGTGAGCTGATGATCGCCGTAACCCATGCCACGGATCTCCTGGCGCGACTCTTTGATCACGTGGTAATCGATATCGACTGTCCTTGGGCGGACGAGCAGAATCAAAAAGCTCAGAGCCTCCGGCCTCTCGGCAACGCGGAGCCAACGACGCGAGTGACTCTTGGCTTCGGCGATGTCCCGGCGGACATCTACGCGGGTTACAGCGCGACCGGCGCGGCCATTTCGGTACGTGCTCCGCTCTTGTGCGACGAAGGCATTCTTGCTGCGCTCCTCGCTGGTTCCGCGGCGGCAGCCGAAGTATTCAAGCTCGTTTTCGAGAGCTTCTTGCCGGAAATCGTTCGCGCGGACTACGTTATCCCGATGACGCTTGAGTCGGATCTCTGCCCATCTCAGGGCGGGATTGTGCTAGACGCGATCGTTGCCGGCGGAGGCTCCGTCGGATTCGGGGTTGTGGAGGCGCTGGCAGCGCTAGATATTGAGCTCCGTGGACGGGTCGATATCATCGACAACGGCGTCATCGAAGAACGCAATCTTTACAAGTACGGTCATCTTAGTAGGCAGACCGCACTTTCCGGAGCTTACAAAGTCGCTATACTTGCGGATCGACTTCATACGGCTCACCCTGGACTTGAGGTTCACCCGCATCCCGTAACCATCGAAAACTACGAAGGTCGCGATGCCGCCCTCGCGATTGTTTCTATGGATAATGTTGCTGCAC comes from the Candidatus Baltobacteraceae bacterium genome and includes:
- a CDS encoding ThiF family adenylyltransferase; its protein translation is MIDPRLEIFGAIDDAQKREVLSRLSSTAVSIVADPSIPQRRELMIAVTHATDLLARLFDHVVIDIDCPWADEQNQKAQSLRPLGNAEPTTRVTLGFGDVPADIYAGYSATGAAISVRAPLLCDEGILAALLAGSAAAAEVFKLVFESFLPEIVRADYVIPMTLESDLCPSQGGIVLDAIVAGGGSVGFGVVEALAALDIELRGRVDIIDNGVIEERNLYKYGHLSRQTALSGAYKVAILADRLHTAHPGLEVHPHPVTIENYEGRDAALAIVSMDNVAARRAAQELLTRDIVNIAIDGTEFEVASLTFQQTGCIYCYYQNNREEQADYAAISERFGLDVNRTEHLLTTNEGLISSDIEAISRANILRQDDVSTFLNQPLRSLIQRAAYAQAVIQSQHGSMRLATAFVSSMAGTMGAIEALKSSIPTQRRQRLSAAVDMLGIFHALCERKNAKNPTCAICNSTYRLNEYRRLWGDGGCA